In Stutzerimonas stutzeri, a genomic segment contains:
- the thrH gene encoding bifunctional phosphoserine phosphatase/homoserine phosphotransferase ThrH, whose product MEIACLDLEGVLVPEIWIAFAEATGIESLRATTRDIPDYDVLMKQRLRILDEHGLKLSDIQAVIATLKPLDGAAEFVDWLRERFQVVILSDTFYEFSQPLMRQLGFPTLLCHRLITDESGRVVNYELRQKDPKRQSVIALKSLYYRVIAAGDSYNDTTMLAEAHAGILFHAPDNVIREFPQFPAVHTFEALKQEFLKASNRTLEL is encoded by the coding sequence GTGGAAATAGCCTGTCTCGACTTGGAAGGTGTGCTGGTTCCGGAGATCTGGATCGCCTTTGCCGAGGCCACCGGAATCGAATCGCTCCGGGCAACCACGCGGGACATTCCTGACTACGATGTACTGATGAAGCAGCGCCTGCGCATCCTCGACGAGCATGGCCTGAAGCTGTCGGATATTCAGGCGGTTATCGCTACCCTGAAGCCGCTCGACGGCGCAGCTGAGTTCGTCGATTGGTTGCGTGAACGTTTTCAGGTTGTGATCTTGTCGGATACCTTCTACGAGTTTTCGCAACCGCTGATGCGTCAGTTGGGTTTCCCGACGCTGCTTTGCCATCGGCTGATCACCGACGAGTCGGGTCGTGTCGTTAACTATGAGCTGCGCCAGAAGGATCCCAAGCGTCAATCGGTGATCGCTCTGAAAAGCCTGTACTACCGCGTCATTGCCGCTGGCGATTCGTACAATGACACCACCATGCTCGCCGAGGCGCATGCCGGCATCCTTTTCCATGCACCGGATAACGTCATTCGGGAGTTTCCGCAATTCCCGGCTGTGCATACCTTTGAGGCGCTCAAGCAGGAATTCCTCAAGGCGTCCAATCGCACGCTCGAGCTTTAA
- the pabB gene encoding aminodeoxychorismate synthase component I yields the protein MPLCTVHTLPYRPDPAFWFERIRHAPGAVLFDSGRPIAERGRYDLLSAWPIEILEPGTAETGSAFFARLRDALQALGEAEPPAGLELPFTGGLLGFLAYDFGARLERLPKTAVADLQLPSARFGLYAWAFINDHHSHTAQLIFHPGLADADRLHLISLFESAWQPEHSSFSLDSPFTADLERSEYQRAVEHIQQYIQAGDCYQVNFAQRFRAPCTGDPWQAYRALRAACPTPYSGFMTVEQGAIVSLSPERFLRLTNGIVDTRPIKGTRPRRSNPEADQAEAQALLSSEKDRAENLMIVDLLRNDLGRSCEIGSVTVPELFSLESYPNVHHLVSSVSGTLASGKDALDLLAGSFPGGSITGAPKIRAMQVIDELEPTCRTVYCGSLLYLDVRGEMDSSIAIRTLLIQNDQATCWGGGGIVADSDWQAEYQETFDKVRVLMETLEGL from the coding sequence ATGCCGCTCTGCACCGTACATACCCTGCCCTATCGCCCTGATCCCGCCTTCTGGTTCGAGCGCATTCGCCATGCGCCCGGCGCGGTGTTGTTCGACTCCGGGCGCCCGATCGCCGAGCGCGGAAGGTACGACCTGCTGAGCGCGTGGCCGATAGAGATACTGGAACCGGGTACGGCGGAGACTGGCAGCGCCTTCTTCGCGCGCCTTCGTGACGCCCTGCAGGCACTCGGCGAGGCAGAGCCTCCAGCGGGACTGGAGCTGCCTTTCACTGGCGGCCTGCTGGGGTTTCTTGCCTACGATTTCGGAGCGCGGCTCGAACGGCTCCCGAAAACTGCGGTGGCGGATCTGCAATTGCCGTCCGCCCGGTTCGGCCTGTACGCCTGGGCATTCATCAACGACCACCACAGCCACACCGCCCAGCTGATTTTTCACCCAGGACTGGCCGATGCAGACCGGCTTCACCTGATCAGTCTGTTCGAGTCCGCGTGGCAGCCAGAGCACTCATCGTTCAGCCTTGATTCGCCATTCACCGCCGACTTGGAGCGCTCCGAGTACCAGCGAGCAGTCGAGCACATCCAGCAGTACATCCAGGCTGGAGATTGTTATCAGGTGAACTTCGCACAGCGCTTCCGGGCGCCGTGCACGGGCGACCCGTGGCAGGCATACCGGGCCCTGCGCGCCGCCTGCCCGACACCCTATTCAGGCTTCATGACTGTGGAGCAAGGCGCCATCGTTAGCCTCTCCCCCGAACGCTTCCTGCGCCTCACGAATGGGATCGTGGACACCCGCCCGATAAAGGGCACGCGTCCTCGTCGAAGTAACCCTGAAGCCGACCAGGCGGAGGCCCAAGCGCTGCTTAGCAGCGAAAAGGATCGCGCCGAAAACCTGATGATCGTCGACCTGCTGCGCAACGACCTCGGGCGCAGCTGCGAAATCGGCAGCGTGACGGTGCCAGAGCTGTTCTCGCTGGAAAGCTACCCGAACGTGCACCATCTGGTGAGCAGCGTCAGCGGCACCCTCGCCAGCGGCAAGGACGCCCTGGACTTACTGGCCGGCAGCTTCCCTGGAGGCTCGATAACCGGCGCGCCGAAAATTCGTGCCATGCAGGTTATCGATGAGCTGGAGCCCACCTGCCGCACGGTCTACTGCGGCTCGTTGCTCTATCTGGATGTACGAGGCGAGATGGACAGTTCCATCGCCATCCGCACGCTGCTGATTCAAAACGATCAGGCGACCTGCTGGGGCGGCGGCGGAATCGTGGCGGATTCTGACTGGCAAGCCGAGTATCAGGAGACCTTCGATAAAGTGAGGGTGCTGATGGAGACGCTGGAAGGACTATAG
- a CDS encoding arylesterase, producing MRNWLKSGVLVLLCWTQGAWAGTVLVVGDSISAAFGLETSQGWVQLLQQRLDTQGQDHRVVNASISGDTSAGGLARLPTLLEEHEPEVVILELGGNDGLRGQSPTQLKQNLAAMVERSRQADAKVLLLGMRLPPNLGQRYTTAFAQAFDSLAKEQALPYVPFFLEGVGGVEGMMQADRIHPAAGAQQRLLDNVWPVLEPLL from the coding sequence ATGCGAAATTGGCTGAAAAGTGGGGTTCTGGTACTGCTGTGCTGGACCCAGGGTGCCTGGGCGGGAACGGTACTGGTGGTCGGGGATAGTATCAGCGCCGCTTTCGGCCTGGAAACCAGCCAGGGATGGGTGCAGCTGCTTCAGCAACGCCTTGATACACAAGGGCAGGATCATCGGGTGGTGAACGCCTCGATCAGTGGCGACACCAGCGCCGGCGGGTTGGCAAGATTGCCCACTCTGCTCGAAGAGCATGAACCCGAAGTGGTCATTCTGGAGCTTGGCGGCAACGATGGATTGCGCGGCCAGTCGCCTACCCAATTGAAGCAGAACCTTGCCGCCATGGTTGAGCGGTCGCGTCAGGCGGACGCCAAAGTGCTGCTGCTTGGCATGCGTTTGCCCCCCAATCTGGGGCAGCGGTACACAACGGCATTTGCCCAGGCGTTCGACTCGCTTGCCAAGGAACAGGCGCTGCCTTACGTCCCGTTTTTTTTGGAAGGCGTCGGCGGGGTCGAAGGCATGATGCAGGCCGACCGCATCCATCCGGCAGCCGGCGCGCAGCAACGATTGTTGGATAACGTCTGGCCGGTGCTCGAACCCTTGCTTTGA
- a CDS encoding Lpp/OprI family alanine-zipper lipoprotein, which produces MNNVLKFSALAFAAVLATGCSNSMTKESEARLTATEDAAARAQARADEAYSKADEAMQAAQKAQQTADEANERALRMLERASRK; this is translated from the coding sequence ATGAACAACGTTCTGAAATTTTCTGCTCTGGCTTTCGCCGCAGTTCTGGCTACTGGTTGCAGCAACAGCATGACCAAGGAAAGCGAAGCCCGTCTGACCGCGACCGAAGACGCCGCTGCCCGTGCTCAGGCTCGTGCCGACGAAGCGTACAGCAAGGCCGACGAGGCCATGCAGGCTGCTCAGAAGGCTCAGCAGACTGCTGACGAGGCCAACGAGCGTGCACTGCGTATGCTGGAACGCGCCAGCCGCAAGTAA
- a CDS encoding GNAT family N-acetyltransferase, with the protein MTEKLTIYHDRTGRQFETTVDGYRAYLAYVDLGKQTLDIYRTFVPDVLRGRGVAAVLAQHALDYAASEGYTVIPSCSYVEWYMERRGSSTSSIDSE; encoded by the coding sequence ATGACCGAGAAGCTAACCATCTACCATGATCGAACGGGCCGCCAGTTCGAGACCACCGTGGACGGCTATCGCGCCTATCTTGCATATGTCGATTTGGGTAAACAGACGCTGGATATCTATCGGACCTTCGTGCCTGATGTGCTTCGTGGGCGCGGCGTCGCCGCTGTGTTGGCTCAGCACGCGCTGGATTACGCGGCAAGCGAGGGCTATACAGTGATTCCGTCCTGTTCGTATGTGGAGTGGTACATGGAACGGCGGGGCAGTTCGACGAGCAGTATCGACAGCGAATAA
- a CDS encoding L,D-transpeptidase family protein: protein MLSRASAVASCVSFAALLLAGQSAALELPLPPEGEDVVGQIQVIKAKYEDTFAALGETHDLGYLELVAANPGVDPWLPGEGTDIILPTRYILPSGPREGIVINLAEYRLYYYPKGENVVHTFPLGIGREGWGSPVGTTHISAMTSNPAWYPPQSIRDEHAAEGDPLPKVVPAGPDNPLGPYKLSLALPGYLIHGSNKKFGIGMRVSHGCFRMLNHNVLELAELVKVGTSVRIIDEPYKFGVSEGKIYLEAHTPLQDEDKHMTLMDKHAVVVNTLLKRDEAAGVLQLDWEMVREIIAGEDGLPIQIAEQGQALANHEESIF, encoded by the coding sequence ATGCTCTCGCGTGCGTCTGCAGTCGCCTCCTGTGTGTCATTTGCTGCTTTGCTGCTGGCCGGACAGTCCGCTGCGCTCGAGTTGCCGCTACCTCCAGAAGGCGAGGACGTGGTTGGGCAGATTCAAGTCATCAAGGCCAAATACGAAGACACGTTCGCGGCACTGGGCGAGACGCATGATCTGGGCTATCTGGAACTCGTTGCGGCTAATCCGGGGGTGGACCCCTGGTTACCCGGTGAAGGGACCGACATCATCCTGCCGACTCGCTACATCCTTCCGTCAGGGCCACGCGAAGGTATTGTCATCAACCTGGCCGAATACCGGCTGTATTACTACCCGAAAGGGGAAAATGTGGTGCATACCTTCCCCCTTGGCATCGGGCGGGAAGGATGGGGGTCGCCTGTCGGCACTACCCATATCTCGGCGATGACGAGCAATCCGGCTTGGTATCCTCCGCAATCGATTAGGGATGAGCACGCCGCCGAAGGCGATCCTCTGCCGAAGGTCGTGCCGGCAGGACCGGATAATCCGCTGGGGCCGTACAAGCTGAGCCTGGCGCTGCCGGGTTATCTTATCCACGGCTCGAACAAAAAATTCGGCATTGGCATGCGTGTGAGCCACGGTTGTTTTCGAATGTTGAACCATAACGTTCTGGAGCTGGCCGAGTTGGTCAAGGTGGGAACATCGGTGCGGATTATCGACGAGCCTTACAAGTTCGGTGTAAGCGAGGGCAAGATCTACCTGGAGGCGCATACGCCGCTGCAGGATGAGGATAAGCATATGACGCTTATGGATAAGCATGCAGTGGTGGTCAATACGCTGCTCAAGCGTGACGAAGCGGCCGGTGTGCTGCAGTTGGATTGGGAAATGGTTCGCGAGATCATCGCTGGCGAAGACGGCCTGCCGATCCAGATCGCGGAACAGGGGCAAGCTTTGGCCAACCACGAAGAGTCGATCTTTTGA
- a CDS encoding putative 2-dehydropantoate 2-reductase, whose translation MTAPHPRIGIIGTGAIGGFYGLMLARAGYDVHFLLRSEYEAVKLNGLHVNSAVHGSLHLDAVQAYRHAADMPKCDWLLVGAKSTSNPELAPLIVEAAGDDAKVVVLQNGLGIEDDLRVLLPNNIHLLGGLCFICAHRSALGVVEHQALGGVNLGYHSGSAATPEQQQALIEEGVAMFRAAGVESNAAANLAQARWQKLVWNMPYNGLSVLLDAGTAPLMADPDSRALVRSIMLEACGAATACGHPLPAVLVDRMMTATDHMPNYLPSMYHDHAHGRPMELEAIYVAPLAAAAQVGFAMPKTEALLQALRFIAARADR comes from the coding sequence ATGACCGCACCCCATCCTCGAATTGGAATCATTGGCACTGGTGCCATCGGTGGCTTCTACGGACTGATGCTCGCCCGGGCCGGTTACGACGTGCACTTCCTGCTGCGTAGCGAATATGAGGCGGTCAAGCTGAACGGGCTGCACGTGAACAGCGCGGTGCACGGCTCGTTGCACCTGGATGCAGTGCAGGCCTATCGGCACGCCGCGGATATGCCCAAATGCGACTGGCTACTGGTAGGGGCGAAAAGCACCAGCAACCCGGAGCTGGCCCCGCTGATCGTGGAAGCTGCAGGAGACGATGCCAAGGTCGTGGTGTTACAGAATGGTCTGGGAATCGAAGATGACCTGCGCGTGTTGCTGCCGAACAATATTCATCTGCTTGGCGGCCTCTGTTTTATCTGTGCTCATCGCTCGGCACTGGGAGTCGTCGAGCATCAGGCGCTTGGCGGGGTCAATCTAGGTTACCACTCGGGTTCGGCGGCAACGCCAGAGCAACAGCAGGCCCTGATCGAGGAGGGCGTGGCGATGTTCCGCGCGGCGGGTGTCGAATCCAATGCGGCCGCCAATCTTGCTCAGGCGCGCTGGCAAAAATTGGTGTGGAACATGCCATACAACGGTCTTTCGGTCCTGCTGGATGCCGGCACAGCGCCATTGATGGCCGACCCCGACAGTCGAGCACTGGTCCGGTCGATCATGCTGGAAGCCTGTGGAGCGGCGACCGCTTGTGGTCATCCGCTGCCTGCGGTGCTCGTGGACCGGATGATGACCGCCACCGACCACATGCCCAACTATCTGCCGAGCATGTACCACGACCACGCGCATGGCCGTCCGATGGAGCTCGAGGCGATCTATGTCGCTCCGTTGGCCGCAGCGGCACAGGTCGGTTTTGCGATGCCCAAGACGGAGGCGCTCCTACAGGCTCTGCGTTTCATTGCTGCTCGCGCGGACCGCTAG
- a CDS encoding phosphoadenylyl-sulfate reductase, with the protein MSQTIDVAELASAYAGKSPQDILKLAFDLFGDDLWISFSGAEDVVLVDMAWKLNKNVKVFSLDTGRLHSETYRFIEQVREHYGIAIDIMTPDPALLQPMVNEKGLFSFYRDGHGECCGIRKIEPLRRKLTGVRAWATGQRRDQSPGTRSQVSVLEIDTAFSTPEHTLYKFNPLAQMTSEEVWAYIRMLEVPYNSLHERGFISIGCEPCTRPVLPNQHEREGRWWWEESTQKECGLHAGNLIASG; encoded by the coding sequence ATGAGTCAAACAATTGATGTAGCCGAGTTGGCATCTGCCTACGCCGGCAAATCCCCGCAAGACATTCTCAAGCTCGCCTTCGATCTGTTCGGAGATGACCTTTGGATCTCGTTCAGTGGCGCTGAAGATGTCGTGCTGGTGGACATGGCCTGGAAACTGAACAAGAACGTCAAGGTGTTCAGCCTCGACACCGGTCGCCTGCACAGCGAGACCTATCGCTTCATTGAACAGGTTCGCGAGCATTACGGTATAGCCATCGACATCATGACGCCGGACCCTGCCCTCCTGCAGCCGATGGTCAACGAGAAAGGCCTGTTCAGTTTCTACCGCGACGGTCATGGCGAGTGCTGCGGCATCCGTAAGATCGAACCGCTTCGACGCAAGCTTACCGGCGTCCGAGCCTGGGCCACCGGCCAGCGCCGTGATCAGAGCCCCGGCACGCGCAGCCAGGTATCGGTGCTCGAAATCGACACCGCCTTTTCGACGCCAGAGCATACCTTGTACAAATTCAACCCGTTGGCACAGATGACCAGCGAGGAAGTCTGGGCCTATATCCGCATGCTGGAAGTGCCGTACAACAGTTTGCATGAGCGCGGGTTCATCAGCATCGGCTGCGAGCCATGCACGCGTCCGGTGCTGCCGAACCAGCATGAGCGCGAGGGCCGCTGGTGGTGGGAGGAGTCAACACAGAAGGAATGCGGCCTGCACGCCGGCAATCTGATTGCCAGCGGCTGA
- a CDS encoding alpha-L-glutamate ligase-like protein: MFGLIKTWKALEAKGIMGINRRNADYVLKYNKRNLYPIVDDKIITKERAIEAGIDVPKMYGIIETEKDIDKLKDIVKDHDDFVVKPAQGAGGDGILVIADRFEGRYRTVSGKIMTHDEIEHQISNILTGLYSLGGHRDRALIEYRVTPDPIFKSISYEGVPDIRIIVLMGYPVMAMLRLPTRQSGGKANLHQGAIGVGVDLATGITLRGTWLNNKISKHPDTTNAVDGVQLPNWDGFMKLAAGCYELCGLGYIGVDMVLDQDKGPLILELNARPGLNIQIANDCGLTLRTHAVEDRIEEFKQKGIQETPEERVRFAQQLFGHIPPHA; this comes from the coding sequence ATGTTCGGTCTGATCAAAACGTGGAAGGCTCTCGAAGCCAAGGGCATCATGGGTATCAATCGCCGCAACGCGGACTATGTGCTCAAGTACAACAAGCGCAACCTTTACCCGATTGTCGATGACAAGATCATCACCAAGGAACGGGCAATCGAAGCTGGCATCGACGTCCCGAAGATGTACGGCATCATCGAGACCGAAAAAGACATCGACAAGCTCAAGGACATCGTCAAAGACCATGACGATTTTGTAGTCAAGCCGGCGCAAGGGGCTGGTGGCGACGGCATCCTGGTAATCGCTGATCGTTTCGAAGGCCGTTATCGGACGGTGTCGGGCAAGATCATGACGCACGACGAAATCGAGCATCAGATTTCCAACATCCTCACCGGCCTCTACTCACTCGGCGGCCATCGCGATCGTGCCCTGATCGAATACCGCGTCACGCCGGACCCCATCTTCAAGAGCATCAGCTACGAAGGTGTTCCGGATATTCGCATCATCGTCCTCATGGGCTACCCGGTGATGGCCATGCTGCGCCTGCCGACGCGGCAGTCCGGTGGCAAGGCCAACCTCCATCAGGGTGCGATCGGCGTCGGCGTAGACCTGGCGACAGGCATCACGCTGCGCGGCACCTGGCTGAACAACAAGATCAGCAAGCATCCTGACACCACCAACGCAGTGGACGGCGTGCAGCTGCCGAACTGGGATGGTTTCATGAAGCTCGCGGCGGGCTGCTACGAACTCTGCGGGCTGGGCTATATTGGTGTCGACATGGTGCTGGATCAGGACAAAGGGCCGCTGATCCTGGAGCTCAACGCACGTCCCGGCCTGAATATCCAGATTGCCAACGACTGCGGCCTGACCCTGCGTACGCATGCAGTGGAAGATCGGATCGAGGAATTCAAGCAAAAGGGTATCCAAGAAACGCCTGAGGAGCGGGTGCGGTTCGCACAGCAACTCTTCGGTCATATACCGCCCCACGCGTGA
- a CDS encoding inactive transglutaminase family protein: MRALTLHLKVLIFILVTLGIAITAYQIFILGIPITEDETDDLWNIDAKVEFQANPRDPVKLQMYVPPLNQEFVSLNESFISNNYGVSINRADGNRRVTWSARRASGNQTLYYRLVLTRRYSGEQTKANGPIFRDSIPVEGAEKIAAEALLSPIRQHSADVETFISEAIKRVNNENDDNVKLLLGGDSATANKARVIELLLSIAHVPMERVHTIRLSPDMAQSPELWLRSFNGDNWLYFNPETGEQGLPKDRLVWWTGDESLINLEGGRNPQVTFTLNSSEMNAIRLAKLTDENTDADFLEYSLYGLPLQTQQTYQIMIMIPIGVLVILILRNLGGLQTLGTFTPVLIALAFRETQLGFGIILFTVITALGLSLRSYLEHLKLQMLPRLSVVLTFVVVLIAVISLFSHKLGLERGLSVALFPMVILTMTIERLSITWEERGAGHAFKVAVGTLVAATLAHLLMNVPELTYFMFTFPAVLLIMVGFMLAMGRYRGYRLTELFRFKAFLKD; encoded by the coding sequence ATGCGCGCCCTTACCCTGCATCTGAAAGTTTTGATTTTTATACTCGTCACACTGGGCATCGCGATCACCGCGTACCAGATCTTCATTCTCGGCATCCCGATTACCGAGGACGAAACCGATGACTTATGGAATATCGATGCCAAGGTTGAATTCCAGGCCAATCCGCGCGACCCGGTGAAGCTGCAGATGTATGTGCCGCCGCTGAACCAGGAGTTCGTCAGCCTCAACGAAAGCTTCATTTCCAACAATTACGGCGTGAGCATCAACCGTGCCGACGGCAACCGTCGGGTCACCTGGTCGGCGCGGCGCGCCAGTGGCAATCAGACCCTCTATTACCGCCTGGTTCTGACCCGGCGTTATAGCGGTGAACAAACCAAGGCCAACGGCCCGATCTTCCGTGACAGCATTCCCGTCGAGGGCGCCGAGAAGATTGCCGCCGAAGCGCTGCTCTCGCCGATTCGCCAGCATTCGGCCGATGTCGAGACCTTCATCAGCGAAGCCATCAAGCGTGTCAACAATGAGAACGACGACAACGTCAAGCTGTTGCTCGGCGGTGACTCCGCGACGGCGAACAAGGCGCGCGTGATCGAGTTGCTGCTGTCGATCGCTCATGTACCGATGGAGCGTGTACACACCATACGGCTGTCGCCTGACATGGCTCAGTCGCCAGAACTCTGGCTACGCAGCTTCAATGGCGACAATTGGCTGTACTTCAATCCTGAGACCGGTGAGCAAGGTCTGCCGAAAGATCGTTTGGTCTGGTGGACAGGCGACGAGTCGCTCATCAATCTGGAGGGTGGCCGGAATCCGCAGGTGACCTTCACGCTCAACAGCAGCGAAATGAACGCCATCCGTCTGGCCAAGTTGACCGACGAAAATACCGACGCGGACTTCCTGGAATATTCGCTGTACGGCCTGCCGCTGCAAACTCAGCAGACCTACCAGATCATGATCATGATCCCGATCGGCGTGCTGGTGATCCTGATTCTGCGAAACCTCGGCGGCTTGCAGACGCTGGGTACGTTCACCCCGGTTCTGATCGCCCTTGCCTTCCGTGAGACGCAGCTCGGATTCGGGATCATCCTGTTTACCGTGATTACCGCACTGGGGCTCTCACTGCGTTCCTACCTGGAACACCTCAAATTGCAAATGCTTCCGAGACTTTCCGTAGTCCTGACCTTCGTCGTCGTACTGATTGCGGTGATCAGCCTGTTCAGCCACAAGCTAGGCCTGGAGCGTGGATTGTCGGTCGCGCTGTTCCCAATGGTGATCCTCACCATGACCATCGAGCGGCTATCCATCACATGGGAAGAACGCGGCGCGGGCCATGCCTTCAAGGTAGCCGTCGGGACGCTGGTCGCGGCGACCCTGGCGCATCTTTTGATGAACGTGCCGGAGCTGACCTACTTCATGTTCACCTTCCCGGCCGTGCTGCTGATCATGGTGGGCTTCATGCTGGCGATGGGTCGCTATCGCGGCTACCGCCTGACCGAGCTGTTCCGATTCAAAGCCTTTTTGAAGGATTGA
- a CDS encoding 3-deoxy-7-phosphoheptulonate synthase, which yields MADLPIDDLNVSSNETLITPEQLKRDIPLTASAQKTVSDGRQVVRDILDGKDHRLFVVIGPCSIHDLKAAHEYAERLKVLADKVSDSLFLVMRVYFEKPRTTVGWKGLINDPYMDDSFKIQDGLHIGRQLLLDLAEMGLPTATEALDPISPQYLQDLISWSAIGARTTESQTHREMASGLSSAVGFKNGTDGSLTVAINALQSVSSPHRFLGINQSGGVSIVTTKGNAYGHVVLRGGNGKPNYDSVSVAVCEQELNKAGITPNIMVDCSHANSNKDPALQPLVMDNVANQILEGNNSIVGLMVESHLGWGSQPIPKDLADLKYGVSITDACIDWEATEKAILGMHTKLKDILPKRARG from the coding sequence ATGGCTGATTTACCGATCGATGACCTTAACGTTTCCTCCAACGAGACTCTTATTACGCCGGAGCAGCTCAAGCGCGACATACCGCTGACCGCCTCCGCACAGAAGACCGTCTCCGATGGACGCCAGGTGGTACGCGACATCCTCGACGGCAAGGATCACCGGCTGTTCGTGGTGATCGGCCCTTGCTCGATTCATGATCTCAAAGCTGCACATGAATACGCTGAGCGCCTCAAGGTACTGGCCGACAAGGTGTCCGACAGTCTGTTTTTGGTCATGCGGGTGTACTTCGAGAAGCCACGGACCACGGTCGGCTGGAAGGGGCTGATCAATGATCCGTATATGGACGACTCGTTCAAGATCCAGGATGGCCTGCACATCGGCCGTCAATTGCTGCTCGACCTTGCCGAAATGGGCCTGCCCACCGCTACCGAAGCGCTGGACCCGATCTCCCCGCAATACTTGCAGGACCTGATCAGTTGGTCGGCCATCGGTGCGCGCACCACTGAGTCCCAGACACACCGCGAGATGGCCTCAGGCCTGTCCTCGGCGGTGGGTTTCAAGAATGGGACCGATGGCAGCCTGACCGTTGCGATCAATGCACTACAATCGGTATCCAGCCCGCACCGCTTCCTTGGCATCAATCAGTCCGGTGGTGTCTCCATCGTCACGACCAAAGGCAACGCCTACGGACATGTCGTGCTGCGCGGCGGCAATGGCAAGCCCAACTATGACTCGGTCAGTGTGGCAGTGTGCGAACAGGAGCTGAACAAGGCCGGTATCACCCCTAACATCATGGTCGATTGCAGCCACGCGAACTCCAACAAAGATCCGGCATTACAGCCGCTGGTCATGGATAACGTGGCCAATCAGATCCTCGAGGGCAACAATTCGATCGTCGGACTGATGGTAGAAAGTCACCTGGGCTGGGGCAGTCAGCCAATTCCCAAGGACCTCGCGGACCTGAAGTACGGTGTATCCATTACCGATGCCTGCATCGATTGGGAAGCCACTGAAAAAGCTATCCTCGGCATGCATACGAAGCTGAAAGACATATTGCCCAAGCGCGCTCGCGGCTGA
- the cysB gene encoding HTH-type transcriptional regulator CysB, protein MKLQQLRYIWEVAHHDLNVSATAQSLFTSQPGISKQIRLLEDELGVEVFARSGKHLTRVTPAGERIITTAGEILRKCESIKQIAQEFSNEKRGTLSIATTHTQARYALPQVISAFIKQYPDVSLHMHQGTPMQIAEMAADGTVDFAIATEGLELFGDLVMMPCYRWNRCVVVPQGHPLAKAEKLTLETLAEHPIVTYVFGFTGRSKLDEAFSHRGLSPKVVFTAADADVIKTYVRLGLGVGIVARMAVDAKLDPDLVVLDASELFEPSVTKIGFRRGTFLRGFMCDFIETFAPHLDREMLEKAVQCRNKVELDELFDDVDLPTF, encoded by the coding sequence ATGAAGCTTCAGCAACTGCGTTACATCTGGGAGGTAGCGCATCATGACCTCAATGTCTCGGCAACCGCGCAGAGCCTGTTCACGTCCCAACCCGGCATCAGCAAACAGATCCGCTTACTCGAGGACGAGCTCGGTGTAGAAGTCTTCGCTCGCAGCGGCAAACATCTGACCCGAGTCACTCCCGCTGGCGAACGAATCATCACTACCGCTGGCGAAATTCTTCGCAAATGTGAAAGCATCAAACAGATCGCCCAAGAGTTCTCCAACGAGAAACGTGGCACCTTGAGCATCGCGACCACTCATACCCAGGCCCGCTATGCCTTGCCGCAGGTGATTAGCGCGTTCATCAAGCAGTACCCGGACGTTTCCCTGCACATGCACCAGGGCACGCCCATGCAGATCGCCGAGATGGCTGCCGACGGCACTGTGGATTTCGCCATCGCCACCGAGGGGCTGGAGCTGTTCGGTGATCTGGTCATGATGCCGTGCTATCGCTGGAACCGTTGCGTGGTGGTACCGCAAGGGCATCCGCTGGCGAAAGCGGAAAAGCTCACCCTGGAAACCTTGGCGGAACATCCGATCGTGACCTATGTGTTCGGCTTTACCGGGCGTTCCAAGCTGGACGAAGCTTTCAGTCACAGAGGCTTGTCGCCGAAGGTGGTGTTTACGGCGGCAGACGCCGACGTCATCAAGACCTATGTGCGCCTGGGATTGGGGGTCGGAATCGTCGCGCGGATGGCGGTCGACGCCAAGCTCGACCCGGATCTGGTTGTGCTCGACGCCAGCGAGCTGTTCGAGCCTAGCGTGACCAAGATCGGGTTCCGCCGCGGCACTTTCCTGCGCGGCTTCATGTGCGATTTCATCGAAACCTTTGCCCCGCATCTCGATCGGGAAATGCTGGAAAAAGCTGTTCAATGCCGGAACAAGGTCGAGCTGGATGAGTTGTTCGACGATGTCGACCTGCCAACCTTCTAA